The nucleotide window GAGCTGGTCCTCGTGGATTTCGTCGTCTGCTTGCTGTTTTGTGGTCACATCTCCAGCAAGCAGACGTCGCCACTAACCGGCTTTGCGAGGTACTGATCATGTGTTCCAGAGCGCGAGAACGGAAATAAGCCGCTCGTCCGAGCCGTCCTTCGATGAGCGGCACAACCACTATGAGTGGTGGACGCTCACAATGTCCATGGCTGCCTTCGAGACCGACGTACACGAGATGATCCGGGAGGCGACGCGGGAGATCGCCGCCGAGTACGACGCCGAATACTGGCGCGAGTGCGTCAACGAGAAACAGTTTCCCGAGGAATACTGGCAGGACCTCGCGGACAACGGCTGGCTCGGCGTCGCCATCCCCGAGGAGTACGGTGGGGAAGGGATGGGGATGCTCGAAATGGCGATCGTCATCGAGGAGCTCTCGCGCGGCGGCGGACAGGGCGGGATTATTTTCGTCCTCACACCCGTGTTCGGCGGCGTCGGCATCGAACGCCACGGTACCGAGGCCCAGAAGGAGGAGTATCTCCCGAAGATCGCGGACGGCGACATGCGCTTCTGCATGGGACTGACCGAACCGCGTGCAGGCACGAACACGCTCAACATCGACACCGAGGCCGAACGCGTTGATCGTGCCGGCGGGCACGCGGGCGACGAGTTCGTGCTCTCGGGCCAGAAGACGTTCATCAGCGGCGTCGAGAACGCCGACGAGATGCTACTCGTCGCGCGCACGTCCGAACTCGATCCCTCGAACCCCACCCACGGGGTCACGATGTTCCTCGTCCCGGAACCGGCCGATCAGGACGGGATCTCGCTGACGCCCGTGGAGACCACGGTGCCGTGGTTCGAGACCCAGTACCAGGTCGACATCGACGGACTGCGCGTCCACGAGGACCGTATCCTCGGGGCCGAGGACGGTGGGCTCTACCTCCTGTTCGATACCCTTAACACCGAGCGCATCGGCGGCGCGGCGAGCGCTCTCGGAGGCGGACTGCGCGCGATCGATCTCGCGGTCGAGTACGCCAACGACCGTGATGTGTTCGGCCAGCCGATCGGGAGCCATCAGGCCATCCAGCACCCGCTGGCCGAGCACTACGCCAAACTCACCGCCGCCCAGCAGCTCACCTACGATGCCGCCGCCAAGTGGGACGACGGCGAGGACTGCGGCATGGAGGCCAACGCGGCCAAACTGCTGACGAGCGAGTTCGCCACCGAGGCAGCCTCACAGGCGATCCAGACCCACGGCGGCAACGGGTTCACGCCCGAGTACGAGGTCTACGACCTCTGGCAGAACTCCCGGCTCACCCAGACCGCGCCCGTCTCGAACGAGATGGCGAAGAACTTCATCGCTGAGCACCATCTCGGCCTACCTCGGTCGTACTGAGCACGATGAGATTTCGGGGGAAGAGGCGATCGACCAGTGCCGGGTTTTACTCCGACGTGACCACACGGTTTTCGAGCGTCCCGATACCCTCGACTGACAGCGCGATGCGGTCGCCGTCGTCCAGGAAGCGCCCGATTTCGAGGCCAC belongs to Halococcus qingdaonensis and includes:
- a CDS encoding acyl-CoA dehydrogenase family protein, whose protein sequence is MAAFETDVHEMIREATREIAAEYDAEYWRECVNEKQFPEEYWQDLADNGWLGVAIPEEYGGEGMGMLEMAIVIEELSRGGGQGGIIFVLTPVFGGVGIERHGTEAQKEEYLPKIADGDMRFCMGLTEPRAGTNTLNIDTEAERVDRAGGHAGDEFVLSGQKTFISGVENADEMLLVARTSELDPSNPTHGVTMFLVPEPADQDGISLTPVETTVPWFETQYQVDIDGLRVHEDRILGAEDGGLYLLFDTLNTERIGGAASALGGGLRAIDLAVEYANDRDVFGQPIGSHQAIQHPLAEHYAKLTAAQQLTYDAAAKWDDGEDCGMEANAAKLLTSEFATEAASQAIQTHGGNGFTPEYEVYDLWQNSRLTQTAPVSNEMAKNFIAEHHLGLPRSY